A genomic stretch from Bacteroidota bacterium includes:
- a CDS encoding PKD domain-containing protein → MKTKRFSISIIFACIIISSSFSQNLQNIESKDYKKCILNESNQSIKYIELTNKPVIDEQFSVAWLKAIHKSGQDNNFELYETQTDDLGFTHLRYNQYYKGLPVEFGRYYLHVKNNHLQSANGDYYPNIDLSSTPQITKGEALQFAIEHVQAVNYIWESTNENPLENASPKLVILPFNKSYQLAYKLDIYATNPLSRQDVFINALSGEHILSVSQIHFSNANGLAETRYSGNINITTDSLSPTSFRLRETGRGNGILTKDLNKGLDYTQAVDFTDTDNYWDDTTNHNDVATDVHYGMETTYDYFYSKHNRSSYDQAGTAIQNFIHAGSWLSLAFWDGIGFYFGDGDGVNTKPFGSLDIVAHEFTHAVIEYSASLTYLYEAGALQESFADIFAVCVDYYKNSSYGNFMIGEQITTSGLPMRNMASPKTKNQPDTYQGQYWNTSIGNEWVNSGVQNFWFFLLATGLNGVNDNNDTFSITGIGINDAAKIAYRSLTTYLTPLADFNDARFASIQSAIDLFGSCSPKVQTTTDAWWAVGVGNKYQNDSLESKFSAAFRYLCNTPSETFFINNSTNASNYLWDFGDSTFSSLPNPLHTYQDTGYFTVSLSVWDTSSVCGTNDTDITIKTNYIYVKPNAVVNFESDLTEVNAGCEIITFNDLSDSCVQERKWEISPPYYSIKSVNNDLPEIKIRFDSAGTYHVKLIVDFGLTKDSILKSNYITVHKPSNPDFAANLLNPRIDLDTVLLSDLNPVCSWQRTWTISPNSYTLISKNADNSQIKVVFNTATTYNIKLTVGYGAHSSQENKLSYINALDYCIPTVSNINQDIGISFFKFQDITNFSTIGQYKYNDYTNLSTSIAQFDTVAITLGRNTTHNVMSRKVWIDYNMDGDFNDVGEMVASETPASTLYWSDTFYVPGTTKIGNTILRVGTSLMNLGNYPCGPNTYGEFEDYRLFITEMLPLIIKLKSHDSLLIEQCENYIDSGFHIYREFNPI, encoded by the coding sequence ATGAAAACAAAACGATTTAGCATTTCTATTATTTTCGCTTGCATAATCATTTCATCAAGCTTCTCTCAAAATTTACAAAATATTGAATCAAAAGATTATAAGAAATGTATCTTAAATGAATCAAATCAATCAATTAAGTATATTGAATTGACTAATAAACCTGTTATTGACGAACAATTTTCAGTAGCATGGCTTAAAGCCATCCATAAATCTGGACAGGACAATAATTTTGAATTATATGAAACGCAAACTGATGATTTAGGTTTTACGCATTTACGTTATAATCAATACTACAAAGGTTTACCAGTAGAATTTGGACGTTATTATTTACATGTAAAGAACAATCATTTACAAAGTGCGAATGGCGATTATTATCCAAATATTGATCTATCCTCTACTCCACAAATTACTAAAGGGGAAGCTCTTCAATTTGCAATTGAGCACGTACAAGCAGTAAACTATATATGGGAGTCGACAAATGAAAATCCTTTGGAAAATGCATCTCCTAAATTGGTTATTCTTCCATTCAACAAATCTTATCAATTAGCATATAAGCTTGATATTTATGCAACGAATCCGTTGAGTAGACAAGATGTTTTCATAAATGCACTTAGCGGTGAACATATTTTATCGGTATCACAAATACATTTCAGCAATGCAAATGGACTTGCTGAAACCCGCTATTCAGGTAATATAAATATCACTACGGATAGTCTATCACCTACTTCTTTTCGATTAAGGGAAACAGGAAGAGGTAATGGTATTTTGACAAAAGATTTAAACAAAGGACTTGATTATACACAAGCTGTTGATTTTACGGATACTGATAATTATTGGGACGACACAACTAATCATAATGATGTAGCGACTGATGTTCATTATGGAATGGAAACAACTTATGACTATTTTTACTCGAAACACAACCGTAGCTCCTACGATCAAGCTGGCACAGCCATACAAAATTTTATACATGCTGGAAGCTGGTTGTCTCTTGCTTTTTGGGATGGGATTGGTTTCTATTTTGGTGATGGAGATGGAGTTAACACAAAACCATTTGGATCATTAGATATTGTTGCACATGAATTCACTCATGCTGTAATTGAATATTCAGCCTCGCTCACCTATTTATATGAAGCAGGTGCTTTGCAAGAGTCATTTGCTGATATATTTGCTGTATGTGTCGATTATTACAAGAATTCATCCTACGGTAATTTCATGATTGGAGAACAAATTACCACTTCAGGATTACCCATGAGAAACATGGCATCTCCTAAAACTAAAAATCAACCAGATACCTACCAAGGCCAATATTGGAATACGTCCATTGGTAATGAGTGGGTTAATTCAGGCGTTCAGAATTTTTGGTTCTTTTTACTTGCAACTGGTTTAAATGGCGTAAATGACAACAACGACACTTTTAGCATCACAGGAATAGGTATTAATGATGCTGCAAAAATTGCCTATAGAAGTTTAACAACTTATTTAACACCATTGGCTGATTTTAATGATGCTCGATTTGCCTCAATTCAATCAGCAATTGATTTGTTTGGCAGTTGTTCTCCAAAGGTTCAAACTACTACCGATGCATGGTGGGCTGTTGGAGTTGGTAATAAATATCAAAATGATAGTTTGGAATCAAAGTTTTCAGCTGCCTTCCGATACTTATGCAATACTCCTTCTGAAACCTTTTTTATAAATAATTCTACAAATGCAAGTAATTATTTGTGGGATTTTGGCGACAGTACTTTTAGCAGTCTTCCAAATCCTTTACACACTTATCAAGACACAGGGTATTTCACAGTAAGTCTAAGCGTTTGGGACACATCAAGTGTTTGTGGCACTAATGATACAGACATAACAATAAAGACGAATTACATCTATGTGAAGCCCAATGCAGTCGTAAATTTCGAATCTGATTTGACAGAAGTGAATGCAGGTTGTGAAATAATTACATTTAACGATTTGTCAGACTCCTGTGTTCAAGAACGGAAATGGGAAATTAGTCCTCCATATTATAGTATAAAGTCTGTTAATAATGATCTTCCTGAAATAAAAATACGATTTGACAGTGCCGGAACCTACCATGTTAAACTGATTGTCGACTTCGGTTTAACAAAAGATTCGATATTAAAAAGCAATTACATAACTGTTCATAAACCTTCAAATCCAGATTTTGCCGCCAATTTACTTAACCCCCGAATTGATCTGGACACAGTGCTGTTATCCGATTTAAACCCTGTATGTTCCTGGCAAAGAACATGGACTATTTCACCAAACTCGTATACCTTGATCAGCAAAAATGCTGATAATTCACAAATCAAGGTTGTTTTTAATACGGCTACAACCTATAACATAAAATTGACTGTTGGTTATGGGGCACACTCAAGTCAAGAAAACAAACTTTCTTATATAAATGCCCTTGACTATTGCATCCCAACTGTTTCAAATATCAATCAAGATATTGGTATCAGCTTCTTTAAATTTCAGGATATCACAAATTTTTCCACCATTGGTCAATACAAATACAATGATTACACAAATTTGAGTACCTCGATAGCACAGTTTGATACTGTTGCGATTACACTTGGCAGGAATACTACACATAACGTCATGTCAAGAAAAGTTTGGATTGATTATAACATGGATGGTGACTTTAATGATGTTGGAGAAATGGTTGCTTCCGAAACTCCGGCCAGTACACTTTATTGGTCAGATACTTTTTATGTACCTGGTACCACTAAGATTGGAAATACGATATTGAGAGTTGGAACCAGTTTAATGAATTTGGGAAATTATCCTTGCGGGCCAAATACGTATGGGGAATTTGAGGATTATCGACTCTTTATAACAGAAATGCTTCCATTAATCATAAAATTAAAATCTCATGATTCACTGCTAATTGAACAATGTGAAAATTATATTGATAGTGGCTTCCATATTTATCGAGAATTTAATCCAATT
- a CDS encoding TlpA family protein disulfide reductase has translation MKKVISLILGLLIVSVTYSQKINKELTSCKMKTLDGKVVDLKDQVKSGQVTVIVFWATWCAPCKKELVNIDELYEDWKDDYGIEVIAISIDNSRNATKVKPYINGKGWEFPVLIDVNSNSKALFNYPTVPFSALIDKNKRIVYTHNGYVEGDEYNLEKHIKELVGK, from the coding sequence ATGAAAAAGGTAATTTCACTTATCCTGGGACTTTTAATTGTTTCCGTAACTTATTCACAAAAAATTAACAAAGAGCTTACTTCCTGTAAAATGAAGACACTTGATGGTAAAGTAGTTGACCTAAAAGATCAAGTTAAAAGCGGTCAGGTCACTGTTATCGTGTTTTGGGCTACTTGGTGTGCCCCTTGTAAAAAAGAATTAGTTAACATTGATGAATTATATGAAGATTGGAAAGATGACTACGGAATTGAAGTAATTGCCATTTCAATTGATAATTCTCGTAACGCTACAAAAGTTAAGCCTTATATTAATGGAAAAGGATGGGAGTTTCCAGTCTTAATTGACGTTAATAGTAATTCAAAGGCACTTTTCAATTATCCAACTGTTCCTTTTTCTGCATTAATTGATAAGAATAAACGCATCGTTTACACCCATAATGGATATGTGGAAGGGGATGAATATAATCTAGAGAAGCATATTAAAGAATTAGTTGGTAAATAA
- a CDS encoding 30S ribosomal protein S20: protein MAHHKSAIKRIRQNEVRRLRNRYQFKTVRNAIRNFKAIKDKEEAVKEYDRLSSMIDKLAKRGVIHQNNAANRKAGLANFIAHLS from the coding sequence ATGGCACATCATAAGTCTGCAATTAAAAGAATAAGGCAAAACGAAGTAAGAAGGTTGAGAAATAGATATCAGTTTAAAACTGTGCGAAATGCTATTCGCAATTTCAAGGCTATTAAAGATAAAGAAGAGGCTGTTAAAGAATATGACAGACTTTCATCAATGATAGACAAGTTAGCCAAAAGAGGTGTTATTCACCAGAATAATGCTGCAAACAGAAAAGCTGGATTAGCAAACTTCATTGCTCATCTTTCTTAA